One genomic window of Melanotaenia boesemani isolate fMelBoe1 chromosome 20, fMelBoe1.pri, whole genome shotgun sequence includes the following:
- the gsc gene encoding homeobox protein goosecoid, with product MPAGMFSIDSILSGRPSCKEPLLLHRTGPVVLSAAGLTDSIYTDYNGLYSAARGPSPPGVHSVNGTRIGYNSYYYGQLQIQGAGGGPPCCGAVPGLSPHQCPCIPTGYDGPGSVLISPVPHQMMSYMNVGSLSRTELQLLNQLHCRRKRRHRTIFTDEQLEALEGLFQETKYPDVGTREQLARKVHLREEKVEVWFKNRRAKWRRQKRSSSEESENSQKWTKTTKTEKTHESKSDVESDS from the exons ATGCCCGCCGGGATGTTCAGCATCGACAGCATCCTGTCCGGACGGCCGAGCTGCAAAGAGCCGCTGCTGCTGCACCGGACCGGCCCGGTGGTTCTGTCCGCCGCCGGCCTCACGGACTCCATCTACACCGACTACAACGGACTGTATTCAGCCGCGCGTGGGCCGTCCCCCCCAGGAGTTCATTCTGTGAACGGAACCAGGATCGGATATAACAGCTATTACTACGGACAGCTGCAGATCCAGGGCGCCGGAGGAGGGCCGCCGTGCTGCGGGGCCGTGCCCGGCCTCAGCCCGCACCAGTGCCCCTGCATCCCCACAG GCTACGACGGCCCGGGCTCGGTGCTGATCTCTCCGGTTCCCCACCAGATGATGTCCTACATGAACGTGGGCAGCCTGTCACGGacggagctgcagctgctcaaCCAGCTTCACTGCCGCCGGAAGCGGAGACACCGAACCATCTTCACCGACGAGCAGCTCGAGGCTCTGGAGGGCCTCTTCCAGGAGACCAAGTACCCGGACGTCGGCACGCGGGAGCAGCTGGCCCGCAAGGTCCACCTCCGCGAGGAGAAGGTGGAG GTGTGGTTCAAGAACCGGCGCGCGAAGTGGCGGCGGCAGAAGCGTTCTTCATCAGAGGAGTCCGAGAACTCCCAGAAATGGACCAAAACCACCAAGACGGAGAAAACCCACGAGAGCAAAAGCGACGTGGAGtcggacagctga